A stretch of Episyrphus balteatus chromosome 2, idEpiBalt1.1, whole genome shotgun sequence DNA encodes these proteins:
- the LOC129911681 gene encoding uncharacterized protein LOC129911681, which yields MNKFITFALIALCASMAQGQVIGGYPYLSNILAQQNAGGAAASSSASSSTTAANQGLISSVGPVGPAVVGPLGPIVGPYGPYVANPYASIAPIAPIGAIAPGYVNPLAGPFVGALPVGAVGPCGQGIVF from the exons ATGAACAAGTTCATC ACTTTCGCTTTGATCGCTTTGTGCGCCAGCATGGCTCAAGGCCAAGTTATTGGTGGATATCCATACTTGTCCAACATTTTGGCTCAACAAAACGCCGGAGGTGCAGCTGCTTCATCTTCTGCCTCATCATCCACCACAGCCGCCAACCAAGGACTTATCTCATCGGTTGGCCCAGTTGGACCAGCTGTCGTTGGCCCACTTGGCCCAATTGTTGGACCATACGGCCCATATGTTGCTAACCCTTATGCCTCAATTGCTCCAATTGCCCCAATCGGAGCTATTGCCCCAGGTTATGTCAACCCATTGGCCGGTCCATTTGTAGGAGCTCTCCCAGTTGGCGCTGTTGGCCCATGCGGACAAG gtATTGTCTTTTAA
- the LOC129911684 gene encoding chorion protein S16, which produces MFKIFAVILVCAVCMSPVAEGAAASVAVEASPVQTLNPNLIEFYGYQVGVPLLTPDYGPLTSLLAASLPPRTYIGQSNPALTHTAAADFFNGESTIGIVAI; this is translated from the exons atgttcaaaattttcGCTGTCATCCTTGTCTGTGCTGTTTGCATGAGTCCAGTGGCTGAAGGAGCTGCCGCTTCAGTTGCTGTCGAAGCATCACCAGTGCAAACCCTTAACCCAAATCTTATTGAATTCTATGGATATCAAGTCGGAGTTCCATTGTTGACTCCAGACTATGGTCCTTTGACTTCATTGCTAGCAGCTTCATTGCCACCACGCACCTACATCGGTCAATCCAATCCAG ctctGACACACACTGCAGCAGCTGATTTCTTTAATGGTGAATCCACCATTGGCATTGTAGCCATCTAA